A segment of the Siphonobacter curvatus genome:
GCGGCTGACGTCATTTTCTGCCTGGATTTTAATGCTCTGGCTCGCCTACATGATTTGGAAGCGATCATTCGGAATTCACCCCTGCCCAAGGTGATGATTGATCATCATCATCACCCCGAAGATTTTGCTTCGATTGTTATTTCTGAACCCACGGCAGCGGCCACCGCTCAGCTCATCTATCAGCTTATCAACGAACTCGGTGGTAAAGAACTGCTTGATGTAGCGATCGGTGAATGTCTGTATGCGGGCCTGATGACGGATACCGGTTCTTTCCGCCACCCCAGTACTAATCCTGCCGTGCACCGTATGGCGGCCGAGCTGATTGAACTAGGGGTAAATACCAACCGGATCCACCGGCTCATTTTTGATAATAACTCACTGGGCCGTATGCAATTCCTGGGGTATGTACTCTCCCAGAAATTGAATGTACTTCCCGCGTATCGGGCGGCTTACGTGGCTTTGACGGCCGAGGAGCTGAAACGCTTCAATTCGCAGACCGGCGATACGGAAGGGGTTGTAAACTATATTCTTTCCATTGAAAACGTCGTGATGGCCGTGCTGCTGATCGAACGCGATCGGGAAGTCAAACTTTCTTTCCGCTCGGTGGGGGATGTCGCTGTCAACGAGTTTGCCCGGAAGCATTTCAATGGGGGAGGGCACCGGAATGCAGCGGGTGGTCGTACGCAGGAATCGCTCGATGAGGCCGTAACGCGACTGATTTCGCTCTTGCCGGAAATTAAAGACCAATTGGATGAAGCCTAAGCTTCCAAGCATTCCGTACTTTTGTAATTAAACTCTGAAATAGAATCAATTCTCATGCAAAAAAAACGATGGGTGCTGCCGGTTTTGGCTGCTGCCACGCTGTGGTCCTGTAACCAGTTTAAGGTTAGTGTTGCGGAAAATGGAGTAAAGTACCAGTTTCACGAACACGATGAAAAAGGGAAAGTAGCCAAAGACGGAGAGGTACTAACGTTCCATATGGTCGTGAAAACGCCGGGTGATTCCGTACTGCGGGATTCTCAGAAGGAAGGGCAACCCCTGGTAATGCTGGCTCAAAAAGGTCCCTACAAAGGAAGTTTCGAAGACGGAATGAAAATGTTGGCGGCTGGTGACAGTGCTACTTTCTTTATCAGCGTAGATTCCCTGTTCCGCGGCCCAGGGGCCACGCAATTGCCTCCGTTTGCCAAAGCAGGTACGGATTTTAAATTTCAGGTAAAACTGCTGAAAATTGAAACGCAGGAAGCGTTCCAGAAGCGGGCTGAGACCGAACGTTCGGCTCGTCCGAAGAAAGAAGCAGGTGATATCTCCGCATACATCGCTAAAAATAACCTGAAAAACGCCGTAACCTTACCTTCAGGGGTACAGTATGCTACGACGCAGCCAGGTACGGGGCCCGCTCCTGCGAAAGGAGATACGGTGAAAGTATTCTACGCTGGAAAACTCCTGAGCGGAAAGATTTTCGACGAGAATCACAAAGAAGGATTGACCTTCCCCGTAGGTATCGGACAAATGATTCCTGGTTTTGATGAAGCGGTTCAAACGATGAAAAAGGGCGAAAAAGGGGTAATTATGATTCCTTCGGCCTTAGGATACGGCGAACAGGGTTCCCCCGGAGCTATTCCTCCTAATTCAGTATTAGTTTTTGAAGTAGAGC
Coding sequences within it:
- a CDS encoding FKBP-type peptidyl-prolyl cis-trans isomerase is translated as MQKKRWVLPVLAAATLWSCNQFKVSVAENGVKYQFHEHDEKGKVAKDGEVLTFHMVVKTPGDSVLRDSQKEGQPLVMLAQKGPYKGSFEDGMKMLAAGDSATFFISVDSLFRGPGATQLPPFAKAGTDFKFQVKLLKIETQEAFQKRAETERSARPKKEAGDISAYIAKNNLKNAVTLPSGVQYATTQPGTGPAPAKGDTVKVFYAGKLLSGKIFDENHKEGLTFPVGIGQMIPGFDEAVQTMKKGEKGVIMIPSALGYGEQGSPGAIPPNSVLVFEVELIDVKKGKLPV
- a CDS encoding DHH family phosphoesterase, which encodes MSDLSLNPHALEALKRLVETPQRVVITTHYNPDADALGSSLGWAGYLRKKGHTVRVITPSEAPRFLAWMPGNEDVIEFSQRTVALAAQTVAAADVIFCLDFNALARLHDLEAIIRNSPLPKVMIDHHHHPEDFASIVISEPTAAATAQLIYQLINELGGKELLDVAIGECLYAGLMTDTGSFRHPSTNPAVHRMAAELIELGVNTNRIHRLIFDNNSLGRMQFLGYVLSQKLNVLPAYRAAYVALTAEELKRFNSQTGDTEGVVNYILSIENVVMAVLLIERDREVKLSFRSVGDVAVNEFARKHFNGGGHRNAAGGRTQESLDEAVTRLISLLPEIKDQLDEA